One genomic window of Indioceanicola profundi includes the following:
- the glmU gene encoding bifunctional UDP-N-acetylglucosamine diphosphorylase/glucosamine-1-phosphate N-acetyltransferase GlmU — protein MTRRPLACIVLAAGKGTRMKSALPKVLHPIGGMPMLKHVLATAEALNPERIVVVVGPGMDNVAQAAAPHATVVQERQAGTGDAVAAARPLLEEFAGDVLVLYGDTPLIRAETLGSMVEARGTAADPAVVVMGMRPADPGAYGRLITGEGGLERIVEFLDASPEERALGLCNAGFMAFDGARMWGIIEGIGNANAKGEYYLTDAVEVARAKGWNCAAVEGPVEDALGVNSRAELAALEKIFQGRMRRAAMENGATLVDPDTVWFSPDTVIGRDVLVGPNVFFGPGVVVEDGAEIRAFCHFEGARIGAGAQIGPYARMRPGTVVGEGCHIGNFVELKNTVMANGSKANHLSYLGDADIGSGTNIGAGTITCNYDGFLKHRTTIGDGVFVGTHSTLVAPVTLESGSYVAAATVITRTVPADSLAVARARQENKEGWAPRFRARKLAEKAAKAAAKKG, from the coding sequence ATGACCCGACGTCCGCTCGCCTGTATTGTTCTTGCCGCCGGCAAGGGTACCCGGATGAAATCCGCCCTGCCGAAGGTGCTGCACCCCATCGGCGGCATGCCCATGCTGAAGCATGTGCTGGCCACGGCAGAGGCGCTCAATCCTGAACGTATCGTGGTTGTGGTTGGACCGGGCATGGACAATGTGGCGCAGGCAGCCGCCCCGCACGCCACCGTAGTGCAGGAGCGGCAGGCCGGCACCGGCGACGCCGTGGCCGCCGCCCGCCCCCTGCTGGAGGAGTTCGCCGGCGACGTGCTGGTGCTGTACGGCGACACGCCGCTGATCCGGGCGGAGACGTTGGGGAGCATGGTGGAGGCGCGGGGCACCGCCGCCGACCCGGCGGTGGTGGTGATGGGCATGCGCCCGGCCGATCCCGGCGCCTATGGTCGCCTGATCACCGGCGAGGGCGGGCTGGAGCGGATTGTGGAGTTCCTGGATGCCAGCCCGGAGGAGCGGGCCCTGGGGCTGTGCAACGCCGGCTTCATGGCCTTCGACGGTGCGCGCATGTGGGGCATCATCGAGGGCATCGGGAACGCCAATGCCAAGGGCGAATATTACCTGACCGACGCCGTGGAGGTGGCCCGCGCCAAGGGCTGGAACTGCGCCGCGGTGGAGGGACCGGTCGAAGATGCGCTTGGCGTGAACTCCCGCGCGGAACTGGCGGCGCTGGAGAAGATCTTCCAGGGGCGCATGCGCCGGGCGGCTATGGAGAACGGTGCCACGCTGGTGGACCCGGACACGGTCTGGTTCAGCCCGGATACTGTGATCGGCCGCGACGTGCTGGTGGGGCCGAACGTGTTCTTCGGACCCGGCGTGGTGGTGGAGGATGGGGCTGAAATCCGCGCTTTCTGCCATTTCGAGGGTGCGCGGATCGGGGCCGGCGCACAGATCGGCCCCTATGCCCGCATGCGGCCCGGCACGGTGGTGGGCGAGGGCTGCCACATCGGCAACTTCGTGGAACTGAAGAACACGGTGATGGCCAACGGGTCTAAGGCCAACCACCTCAGCTATCTGGGCGATGCCGACATCGGAAGCGGCACGAACATCGGCGCCGGCACCATCACCTGCAATTACGACGGCTTCCTGAAGCACCGCACCACCATCGGCGACGGCGTCTTCGTCGGCACCCATTCCACGCTGGTGGCGCCGGTGACGCTGGAAAGCGGTTCCTACGTGGCCGCGGCCACTGTCATCACCCGCACTGTCCCCGCCGATTCCCTGGCCGTTGCCCGCGCCCGGCAGGAAAACAAGGAAGGCTGGGCGCCGAGGTTCCGGGCGCGCAAGCTGGCGGAGAAGGCGGCCAAGGCCGCAGCCAAGAAGGGGTGA
- a CDS encoding GlsB/YeaQ/YmgE family stress response membrane protein, whose translation MGILWTLIIGLIAGIIAKLLMPGRDPGGFIITTLLGIAGAFVATYLGQAVGWYRAGEGAGLIGAIVGAIILLAIYRMVAGGRRTHT comes from the coding sequence ATGGGAATCCTTTGGACTCTGATCATCGGCCTCATCGCCGGCATCATAGCAAAGCTGCTGATGCCCGGCCGTGATCCGGGCGGATTCATCATTACCACTCTGCTGGGCATCGCCGGCGCTTTCGTCGCTACCTATCTCGGCCAGGCGGTCGGCTGGTACCGGGCCGGCGAAGGAGCCGGACTGATCGGGGCCATTGTCGGCGCCATCATCCTGCTGGCCATCTACCGGATGGTCGCTGGCGGCCGCCGGACTCATACCTGA
- a CDS encoding DUF3108 domain-containing protein, with product MSAGVLMAGMPCVSAQSADQLQAADWQLTYRVYVGGLHVLDATGFLGLDGDSYRVGLQAATDGFLGRLASWKTDIVTTGTIAEDGAPRPALYRTVGAWRDEPRNTTLDYDADGTPRLTLAEPPPEEDREPVPDKLKPGTVDPMTAMLTAVQAVAAGRGCDAMAKVYDGRQRYDLTFVPKGAEKIAATDLSVFSGEAQVCGFDYKQLAGAWKGDDRRSRRDEEERRRRDDRDGKDLLMWMASAAPGAPPVPVRAQGSSPLGTVVVHLAEIERVGAGADGPAAKPPTR from the coding sequence ATGTCCGCGGGGGTGCTGATGGCCGGAATGCCGTGCGTGTCGGCCCAATCGGCGGATCAGTTGCAGGCGGCGGACTGGCAGCTGACCTACCGGGTCTATGTTGGCGGGCTGCATGTGCTGGATGCCACGGGCTTTCTGGGCCTGGACGGGGACAGTTATCGCGTCGGCCTGCAGGCGGCCACGGACGGTTTTCTGGGGCGGTTGGCGAGCTGGAAGACGGATATCGTCACCACCGGCACCATTGCCGAGGATGGTGCGCCGCGGCCAGCCCTCTACCGCACTGTCGGCGCTTGGCGGGACGAGCCACGGAACACCACGCTGGATTATGATGCGGACGGCACCCCCCGCCTGACCCTTGCGGAGCCGCCGCCGGAAGAGGACCGGGAGCCGGTGCCGGACAAGCTGAAGCCCGGAACCGTCGATCCCATGACGGCCATGCTCACCGCTGTGCAGGCCGTAGCAGCCGGGCGGGGCTGCGATGCCATGGCGAAGGTCTATGACGGACGCCAGCGCTACGATCTGACCTTCGTGCCGAAGGGGGCGGAGAAGATCGCGGCCACCGACCTCTCCGTCTTCTCCGGGGAGGCGCAGGTCTGCGGATTCGACTACAAGCAGCTCGCCGGGGCCTGGAAAGGCGACGACCGCCGCAGCCGCCGCGATGAGGAGGAGCGCCGCCGTCGCGACGACCGGGATGGAAAAGACCTGCTGATGTGGATGGCCTCCGCGGCACCCGGTGCACCGCCGGTGCCGGTCCGTGCCCAGGGAAGCAGCCCGCTGGGCACGGTCGTGGTCCATCTTGCGGAGATCGAGCGCGTAGGGGCGGGTGCGGACGGGCCGGCCGCAAAGCCTCCGACGCGCTGA
- a CDS encoding carboxyl transferase domain-containing protein, giving the protein MPVLPTSIDTRSPAFAENESALRAQVEDLKATVAAIKQGGSDKAREKHLGRGKLLPRDRVRSLLDPGTPYLEFSQLAAHKVYGDDVPAAGILTGIGRVSGTECVVVANDATVKGGTYYPLTVKKHLRAQEIAKENNLPCIYLVDSGGANLPNQDEVFPDKEHFGRIFFNQATMSAAGIPQIAAVMGSCTAGGAYVPAMADESIIVKNQGTIFLGGPPLVKAATGEVVSAEDLGGADVHSRTSGVTDHYANDDRHALALVRQIVGNLNRVKSPQVKLREPVEPLYPAEEIYGVIPSDTRKPYDVREVIARIVDGSEFDEFKALYGTTLVCGFAHIWGYPVGIIANNGILFSESALKGAHFIELCCQRGIPLVFLQNITGFMVGRKYENAGIAKDGAKLVTAVACASVPKFTVIIGGSFGAGNYGMCGRAFGPRMLYMWPNARISVMGGEQAANVLATVRRDGIEARGGSWGAEEEEAFKAPIREQYEVQGHPYYASARLWDDGIIDPAETRTVLGLSISASLNAPVPRTNFGVFRM; this is encoded by the coding sequence ATGCCGGTCCTGCCAACATCCATCGACACCCGCAGCCCCGCCTTCGCGGAGAATGAATCGGCGCTGCGGGCGCAGGTGGAGGATCTGAAGGCGACGGTCGCCGCGATCAAGCAAGGCGGGAGCGACAAGGCGCGGGAGAAGCATTTAGGGCGCGGGAAGCTGCTTCCCCGCGACCGTGTACGCAGCCTGCTGGACCCCGGCACGCCCTATCTGGAGTTCAGCCAGCTTGCCGCCCATAAGGTCTATGGCGATGACGTGCCGGCGGCCGGCATTCTGACCGGAATTGGGCGGGTCAGCGGCACGGAATGCGTGGTGGTCGCCAACGATGCCACGGTGAAGGGCGGCACCTACTATCCGCTGACGGTGAAGAAGCATCTGCGGGCGCAGGAGATCGCAAAGGAGAACAATCTTCCCTGCATCTACCTGGTGGACAGCGGCGGGGCCAACCTGCCGAACCAGGATGAGGTCTTTCCGGACAAGGAGCATTTCGGCCGCATCTTCTTCAACCAAGCCACCATGTCGGCGGCCGGCATACCCCAGATCGCGGCGGTGATGGGAAGCTGCACGGCGGGCGGCGCCTATGTGCCCGCCATGGCGGACGAATCGATCATCGTAAAGAACCAGGGCACCATCTTCCTGGGCGGCCCGCCGCTGGTGAAGGCGGCGACGGGGGAGGTGGTGAGTGCGGAGGATCTGGGCGGGGCGGATGTGCATTCCCGCACCAGCGGCGTCACCGACCATTACGCCAATGACGACCGCCACGCCCTGGCCCTGGTGCGCCAGATCGTCGGCAACCTGAACCGGGTGAAGTCCCCGCAGGTGAAGCTGCGCGAACCTGTCGAGCCGCTCTATCCGGCGGAGGAGATCTATGGCGTGATCCCGAGCGACACCCGCAAGCCCTACGATGTGCGGGAGGTGATCGCGCGCATCGTGGACGGGTCGGAATTCGACGAGTTCAAGGCGCTGTACGGCACCACGCTGGTCTGCGGCTTCGCCCATATCTGGGGCTATCCCGTCGGCATCATCGCCAACAACGGCATCCTGTTCAGCGAAAGCGCCCTGAAGGGCGCCCATTTCATCGAGCTGTGCTGCCAGCGCGGCATCCCGCTGGTATTCCTGCAGAACATCACCGGCTTCATGGTGGGCCGGAAGTACGAGAATGCCGGCATCGCCAAGGACGGGGCCAAGCTGGTGACGGCGGTGGCCTGCGCGTCGGTGCCGAAATTCACGGTCATCATCGGCGGCAGCTTCGGGGCCGGGAACTACGGCATGTGCGGCCGCGCCTTCGGTCCCCGCATGCTGTACATGTGGCCGAACGCCCGCATCTCCGTCATGGGCGGGGAGCAGGCGGCCAACGTGCTGGCCACCGTGCGCAGGGACGGGATCGAGGCGCGTGGCGGCTCCTGGGGAGCCGAGGAGGAGGAGGCCTTCAAGGCCCCGATCCGGGAGCAGTATGAGGTGCAGGGGCACCCCTATTACGCCTCTGCCCGGCTCTGGGACGACGGCATCATCGACCCGGCGGAGACACGGACGGTGCTGGGCCTGTCCATCAGCGCCAGCCTGAACGCGCCGGTGCCGCGGACGAATTTCGGCGTGTTCCGGATGTGA
- a CDS encoding thermonuclease family protein — translation MRMWVAAAVLWGIFAAGAAAQDVLTGPAIAVEGDRLTIEGQEIRLYGIDAPDRGQKCVSGRGVEYDCFEMSRLALERLLQAGSPTCTMLPGAKDDGRLARCTVNGHDIGAFQVLAGWAMSYRRIAPDYAKQEALAMSRRRGLWTGRAEAPWIWRDRQIQGGAGL, via the coding sequence ATGAGAATGTGGGTAGCCGCAGCAGTCCTGTGGGGAATATTTGCAGCAGGGGCAGCGGCGCAGGACGTCCTGACCGGTCCAGCCATCGCGGTCGAAGGCGACCGGCTCACCATCGAAGGGCAGGAGATCCGCCTCTACGGCATTGACGCCCCCGACAGGGGACAGAAGTGCGTCTCGGGCCGCGGCGTGGAGTATGATTGCTTTGAGATGTCGCGGTTGGCGCTGGAACGTCTGCTCCAGGCCGGTTCGCCGACCTGTACCATGCTGCCGGGCGCCAAGGATGACGGGCGGCTGGCGCGCTGCACCGTCAATGGGCACGATATTGGCGCTTTCCAGGTCCTTGCCGGCTGGGCGATGTCCTATCGCCGCATTGCGCCGGACTACGCGAAACAGGAAGCATTGGCGATGTCGCGCCGCCGTGGCCTTTGGACCGGACGCGCGGAAGCCCCTTGGATCTGGCGGGATCGCCAGATCCAAGGGGGTGCGGGACTTTAA
- the gabD gene encoding NADP-dependent succinate-semialdehyde dehydrogenase — MDRHINATATRIGLKDPDLLRTQAYIDGKWVDADSGKTVPVTNPADGSELGTVPNMGAEETRRAIEAANRAWPAWRAKTAKERAALMRRWFELIMQNQEDLARLMTAEQGKPLAEARGEIAYAANFIEWFAEEGKRVYGDVIPTFKADARIVVQKEPVGVVGAITPWNFPAAMITRKAGPALAAGCPIVIKPATATPLSAFALAVLAERAGIPAGVISVLTGSASAIGGEMTSNPIVRKLSFTGSTEIGKKLMAQCAGTMKKVSMELGGNAPFIVFDDADLDAAVQGALASKYRNAGQTCVCANRILVQDGVYEAFTKKLGEAVRAMKVGAGIDEGVLLGPLIDSAAVEKVEEHIEDALSKGAKVALGGKRHGLGGTFFEPTILVDVTTDMKVAREETFGPLAPLFRFKDEDEAIRMANDTEFGLAAYFYTRDIGRVWRVAEGLEYGIVGINEGIISTEVAPFGGVKESGMGREGSKYGIEDYLEVKYMLMGGLKK, encoded by the coding sequence ATGGACAGGCATATCAACGCCACCGCCACCCGCATCGGCCTGAAGGACCCGGACCTGCTCCGGACCCAGGCCTATATCGACGGGAAGTGGGTGGACGCGGACAGCGGCAAGACGGTCCCCGTCACCAACCCCGCCGATGGCAGCGAACTGGGCACCGTTCCCAACATGGGAGCCGAGGAGACGCGCCGGGCCATTGAAGCCGCGAACCGCGCATGGCCGGCTTGGCGCGCCAAGACCGCCAAGGAGCGCGCGGCCTTGATGCGCCGCTGGTTCGAGCTGATCATGCAGAACCAGGAGGATCTGGCCCGGCTGATGACGGCGGAGCAGGGCAAGCCGCTGGCCGAGGCGCGGGGCGAGATCGCCTATGCCGCCAACTTCATCGAATGGTTCGCGGAAGAGGGCAAGCGCGTCTATGGCGACGTCATCCCCACCTTCAAGGCGGATGCCCGGATCGTGGTGCAGAAGGAGCCGGTCGGCGTGGTGGGCGCCATCACGCCCTGGAACTTCCCGGCCGCCATGATCACCCGCAAGGCCGGCCCGGCGCTGGCAGCCGGCTGCCCCATCGTGATCAAGCCGGCCACCGCCACTCCCTTGAGCGCCTTCGCGCTGGCCGTGCTGGCGGAGCGGGCGGGCATTCCGGCGGGCGTGATCTCCGTCCTCACCGGCTCCGCCTCCGCCATCGGCGGGGAGATGACCTCCAACCCAATCGTCCGCAAGCTGTCCTTCACCGGCTCCACCGAGATCGGCAAGAAGCTGATGGCGCAGTGCGCCGGCACCATGAAGAAGGTCAGCATGGAGCTGGGCGGCAACGCGCCCTTCATCGTGTTCGACGATGCCGACCTGGATGCGGCCGTGCAGGGCGCCCTGGCCTCCAAGTACCGCAATGCCGGCCAGACCTGCGTCTGCGCCAACCGCATCCTGGTGCAGGACGGCGTCTACGAGGCCTTCACCAAGAAGCTGGGCGAAGCGGTGCGCGCCATGAAGGTGGGCGCCGGGATCGACGAAGGCGTGCTGCTGGGACCGCTGATCGACAGTGCGGCGGTGGAGAAGGTGGAGGAGCATATCGAGGATGCCCTGTCCAAGGGTGCCAAGGTGGCGCTGGGCGGCAAGCGCCACGGGCTGGGCGGCACCTTCTTCGAGCCCACCATCCTGGTGGACGTCACCACCGACATGAAGGTGGCGCGGGAGGAGACCTTCGGGCCCCTGGCCCCGCTGTTCCGCTTCAAGGACGAGGATGAAGCCATCCGCATGGCCAACGACACCGAGTTCGGTCTGGCCGCCTATTTCTACACCCGCGATATCGGCCGGGTGTGGCGCGTGGCGGAGGGGCTGGAATACGGCATCGTCGGCATCAACGAAGGCATCATCTCCACCGAGGTGGCCCCGTTCGGCGGCGTCAAGGAAAGCGGCATGGGTCGCGAAGGCAGCAAGTACGGGATCGAGGATTATCTCGAGGTGAAGTACATGCTGATGGGCGGGTTGAAGAAGTAG
- a CDS encoding aminoglycoside N(3)-acetyltransferase: protein MARPDIYARTTGLPVTRPGLAGDLAELGLRPGMNVLVHTAMGQLGWVVGGAITVIRALEDVLGNSGTLIMPAHTADLSDPEFWQNPAVPPDWWALIRAQMPAFDPDLTPTNYVGVVPETFRHLSGVTRSNHPQVSFCARGPRAEFITANHSLEFGLGEGSPLARLYDLGGHVLLLGATHYSNTILHLAEYRAIFSSKVTVMNGAPVMRGGGRRWVTFMDLDLNTEDFPELGLAFEATCPTARIGPAGYGTARLLPVREMVDFAVQWMTRNRL, encoded by the coding sequence ATGGCCCGCCCCGATATCTATGCGCGTACCACGGGCCTTCCGGTCACCCGGCCCGGCCTTGCCGGCGATCTGGCGGAACTGGGTCTACGACCGGGCATGAACGTCCTGGTCCATACCGCCATGGGCCAGCTCGGCTGGGTGGTAGGCGGGGCCATCACGGTGATCCGGGCGCTTGAGGATGTGCTGGGCAACAGCGGGACGCTGATCATGCCCGCCCATACGGCAGACCTGTCGGACCCCGAGTTCTGGCAGAACCCCGCCGTGCCGCCGGATTGGTGGGCTTTGATCCGCGCCCAGATGCCCGCCTTTGACCCGGACCTGACCCCGACCAACTATGTCGGAGTGGTGCCGGAGACTTTCCGCCATCTCTCCGGCGTGACCCGCAGCAACCATCCCCAGGTCAGTTTCTGTGCCCGTGGTCCCCGGGCGGAATTCATCACCGCGAATCACAGTTTGGAGTTCGGACTGGGCGAAGGATCACCCCTGGCCCGGCTCTACGATCTGGGCGGGCATGTCCTGCTGTTGGGCGCTACCCATTACAGCAACACCATACTGCATCTGGCGGAATACCGGGCCATCTTCTCCTCCAAGGTCACGGTGATGAACGGCGCTCCGGTAATGCGCGGCGGCGGGCGGCGCTGGGTCACCTTCATGGATCTGGACCTGAACACGGAAGATTTTCCGGAACTGGGCCTCGCCTTCGAGGCCACCTGCCCCACGGCCCGCATCGGCCCTGCGGGATACGGCACCGCCCGACTGCTGCCGGTTCGGGAGATGGTGGACTTCGCCGTCCAGTGGATGACGCGCAACCGGCTTTGA
- a CDS encoding pseudouridine-5'-phosphate glycosidase, producing the protein MPHSQPHEALSLHPEVAAALRENRPVVALESTLISHGLPHPTNIETARAIEQRVRQAGAVPATIAVLDGRIRVGLVDEDFERLSAKGVRKVSRRDLPLVLAQGADGATTVAATMIAAGLAGIPIFATGGIGGVHRGVETTLDISADLEELARTDVAVVCAGAKAILDLPKTLEYLETKGVPVLGFGTDLFPAFYTSSIGQPVDGRCDKPEDVAKVLRAKWNLNLTGGVVVAVPIPEEAALDAEAVEQAVRQAVAEAADKDIRGKELTPFLLSRMEQLTGGASLAANRALLLNNAEVAARIAVAYCRLKAEYAPPRKAPPNYKRPTY; encoded by the coding sequence ATGCCGCACAGCCAGCCCCACGAAGCCTTGTCCCTGCACCCCGAAGTCGCCGCCGCCCTGCGGGAAAACCGGCCCGTGGTGGCGCTGGAATCCACCCTGATCAGCCACGGCCTGCCGCACCCGACGAACATCGAAACGGCGCGGGCCATCGAGCAGAGGGTACGTCAGGCGGGAGCCGTGCCGGCGACCATCGCGGTGCTGGACGGCCGAATACGCGTCGGGCTGGTGGATGAGGATTTCGAGCGGCTGTCCGCCAAGGGGGTGCGCAAGGTCAGTCGGCGGGACCTGCCCCTGGTGCTGGCGCAGGGCGCGGACGGGGCGACCACGGTGGCCGCCACCATGATCGCGGCCGGGCTGGCCGGCATCCCCATCTTCGCCACCGGCGGAATCGGCGGCGTCCACCGGGGCGTGGAGACCACGCTGGACATCTCCGCCGATCTGGAGGAGCTGGCGCGCACCGACGTGGCCGTGGTCTGCGCCGGGGCCAAGGCCATCCTCGACCTGCCGAAGACGCTGGAATATCTGGAAACCAAGGGCGTTCCGGTCCTGGGCTTCGGGACCGACCTGTTCCCCGCCTTCTACACCAGCTCCATCGGCCAGCCGGTGGATGGCCGATGCGACAAGCCGGAGGATGTGGCCAAGGTCCTGCGCGCCAAGTGGAACCTGAACCTCACCGGCGGCGTGGTCGTCGCCGTCCCCATCCCCGAGGAGGCCGCCCTGGATGCGGAGGCGGTGGAACAGGCGGTGCGGCAGGCGGTGGCCGAGGCTGCCGACAAGGACATCCGCGGCAAGGAGCTAACGCCCTTCCTGCTCTCCCGGATGGAGCAGTTGACCGGCGGGGCCAGCCTCGCCGCCAACCGCGCCCTGCTGCTGAACAATGCGGAGGTCGCTGCCCGAATCGCCGTGGCCTATTGCCGCCTGAAGGCCGAATACGCTCCGCCCCGCAAGGCCCCGCCGAACTACAAGCGGCCGACCTATTAG
- a CDS encoding SOS response-associated peptidase, with amino-acid sequence MCGRFVLASPVAEIGRVFGVAERPNLEARWNVAPTQTIATIRARSAGEDGEAAEGGRQLVPMRWGLVPFWAKDAGIGSKMINARADTLAEKPAFREAFRRRRVLIPADGFYEWQAVGGKKQPYYIRPRNGGMLAFAGLWESWRGPKGEPPLPEPLLTATIVTTDTNRALSFLHDRMPVILDAGNWDAWLDPATPPQRLQDLLRPAADDLLETVPVSTAVNSVRNEGEELIRPMEQEPRLL; translated from the coding sequence ATGTGCGGACGATTCGTCCTGGCGTCCCCGGTAGCGGAAATCGGCCGCGTGTTCGGCGTTGCCGAACGGCCGAACCTGGAGGCGCGCTGGAATGTAGCCCCTACGCAGACCATCGCGACGATACGGGCCCGCTCCGCCGGTGAGGATGGCGAGGCTGCGGAGGGTGGGCGACAACTGGTGCCGATGCGCTGGGGACTTGTGCCCTTCTGGGCGAAGGATGCCGGGATCGGCTCCAAGATGATCAATGCCCGCGCGGATACGCTTGCTGAGAAGCCCGCTTTCCGGGAAGCGTTCCGGCGTCGCCGCGTACTGATCCCGGCGGACGGCTTCTATGAATGGCAGGCGGTGGGCGGCAAGAAGCAGCCCTATTACATCCGTCCGCGCAACGGCGGCATGCTGGCCTTTGCCGGGCTGTGGGAAAGCTGGCGCGGGCCGAAAGGGGAGCCGCCCTTGCCGGAGCCCCTGCTGACCGCCACCATTGTGACCACCGATACGAACCGCGCCTTGTCGTTCCTGCATGATCGCATGCCGGTGATCCTTGATGCAGGGAACTGGGATGCCTGGCTGGACCCGGCGACCCCGCCGCAACGGCTTCAGGACCTCCTGCGGCCGGCTGCGGATGATCTGCTGGAAACGGTGCCGGTCTCCACCGCCGTCAATTCCGTTCGGAACGAGGGGGAAGAACTGATCCGCCCCATGGAACAGGAACCGCGGCTGCTATGA
- the gph gene encoding phosphoglycolate phosphatase (PGP is an essential enzyme in the glycolate salvage pathway in higher organisms (photorespiration in plants). Phosphoglycolate results from the oxidase activity of RubisCO in the Calvin cycle when concentrations of carbon dioxide are low relative to oxygen. This enzyme is a member of the Haloacid Dehalogenase (HAD) superfamily of aspartate-nucleophile hydrolase enzymes (PF00702).), giving the protein MALISRFPAILFDFDGTLIDSAPEIAQALNALLKEYDRPPVTADQVRTFIGDGSSRLVERGFAATGGPVPADELAEAVKRYIAIYATVPADPDTIYPGVKETLGRLRDAGHKLALCTNKPESISRNLLDGLGLADMFTAVVGGDTLPQRKPQAEPLLHAIHGLGFSPDGAVMVGDNGNDVAAARAAGIPIVAVSYGYPRMPVSELGADRVIDRFADLPGALESLAG; this is encoded by the coding sequence ATGGCTCTGATTTCCCGCTTTCCAGCTATCCTCTTCGACTTCGACGGCACGCTGATCGACAGCGCGCCGGAAATCGCCCAGGCGCTGAACGCGCTGCTGAAGGAATACGACCGGCCCCCGGTCACGGCCGATCAGGTCCGCACCTTCATCGGCGACGGTTCTTCCCGACTTGTAGAGCGCGGCTTCGCCGCCACCGGCGGGCCCGTGCCGGCCGATGAACTGGCAGAGGCGGTCAAGCGCTATATCGCCATCTACGCCACCGTGCCGGCCGACCCGGACACGATCTATCCCGGCGTGAAGGAGACCCTTGGCCGGCTGCGCGACGCCGGGCACAAGCTTGCTCTCTGCACCAACAAGCCGGAATCGATCAGCCGCAACCTGCTGGACGGGCTCGGCTTGGCCGACATGTTCACGGCCGTGGTGGGCGGCGATACCCTGCCCCAGCGCAAGCCGCAAGCTGAACCGCTGCTGCACGCGATCCATGGCCTCGGTTTTTCGCCGGACGGGGCCGTGATGGTGGGCGACAACGGCAACGACGTGGCCGCTGCCCGTGCCGCCGGCATCCCGATCGTCGCGGTCAGCTACGGTTACCCACGCATGCCGGTGTCCGAACTCGGGGCCGACAGGGTGATCGACCGCTTCGCCGACCTGCCGGGCGCCCTGGAGTCCCTGGCGGGCTGA